Genomic DNA from Trichoderma asperellum chromosome 5, complete sequence:
AAATCGGCTCCCACGTTGCGGCCACGTTTCGAATTCGTGCTGTCCCAGCTTCGATCGAGGCATCTTTATCGTCTTGCTGTGCTAGGCTCTGCGAGCCTCCTAGGAGGTCGTGCAATATCGTCTTCTGGAGGCTCATTTCATTCGCGTAGCTGCGGTTAGCAAAGCTTTTGAGTGTCCTAACATCATTGTCGATGCGAAGCATGCTTCGCGCCCGAGGCGTTAGATCCTCGCGCTGTTTCCAAGCCAGAGAGAAGTCGGATAGTTTCTCCGCTAGATACATGGCATCGTTATATAGAAACCTGGATAATTTGTCAGTATTATGACGAGAGTTAGTTGAAATTTGCAGTGCTACTAGACTTACATGTTCCCCCCAGCGTCGGACGAGTAGTAGTGAGGCGAAATGGCTCGGAACAGTGCCAGGACGAATGTAGGCAAGCTGAAAAGCCCAGGTGCCGTTGCAGTTAACAGGCTGTATTCGTCGGTGTCCTTTGTCAGAGCCGCTCCGTCTtccaagatggagaataTCAGCTCGAGAACAGGTTCAGGCATTGAGGAAATGCTGTATGTCTCTTTGAAGACTAATTCTCTTGTTTCCTCTTTGGCTTTGCTTGGCCTCGTCTTGCGAGCCGTTGATGTAGGCGCCGAAGCAGGAGCTGCAGGTGCAGGTGCAGGTGCAGGtgcagcatcaccagcatcatcacccCAGCCCCAGGCATCagcgccatcatcctcctctggTATTTCAGTGGCTTTCTTGGCTTCTGCTGCCTGTTTCACATCTTCCTTCGCATCATCGTTATCCCCCCAGCCCCATGCATCAGCACCGTCGTCTCCGTCGTCGGCTTCGGCAGCTTCCTTTTCCgctggctcttcttccattttcACATCTTTGTTCCCGTCCTCGTTATCATCCCACCCCCAAGCATCTGCAGTATCGTCATCGTCTCCTCCAGGTGCGTCTTTCTGGTCGTTCGCTTCAGTTGTTGGCTCGTTTGCCTTGTCATCATCCCAAGCTTCTCCCCAATCATCTCCCCAATCGTTCGtatcagcaacagcaccaGCCCCTGTTCTAGAAAGCTCCTTGCCCTCGGCTATGGAAACCATCTGCCTCTCAATCTTTTCAACCCGTTTTGACTCTCCGATCCCACTTGTAATATTGACTCGGACGCTATTGAGGGAAGTCTCTCTGCATTTTTCAAGCCATATTGTAGGTGCTTTACTGGCCCAGTCTTGTATCTGTTCGAGGCCAGTGTATCCACTACGTTGTAGCTCTTCACAAAAGCCTTTCATTTTTGAGACCAAGGCCTGAAACTTATCCAAGTCTCTGAGCCCCGAAGGAACAGCAGGATTGAGCCATTCTTGGGTAAGTTTGGATATGATATCGCTCATCATGATATTGGCCAAGGGTTGCAGTAGATTTGCTGGTAGTTTTTGAGCAATAAATGTCAGAATCTGCTCGAGATCCGACAAAAGAGACTCTGCTGAACCATCGGCAGACCCTGCAAGCTCCAGCACGTCTCCCTCTACTTTGATACCCGCGCTGTTTGATCTCAAAGCATTCATGCGTGGTGACACCACTGCCGCATCCAAATTGTGCCACAGCTGTTCCATTCTCTCATCAACCTCCTTATAAGCTTGCAAGCCAATCGCAGCATCTTCCAGACTCATTTTCTCATCTGTCAGTTGTCAGCGAAAGTTGCCCAAGGGGAGTAAAGATATATACGTAGTTACACAACGAACCTTCGCGAGTATTATAGATGGCAACTTTCCCAGAGTCTGTATCGATCTGCACTAGGGTTTTCCAGACATGGTCAAATACTTGGTGAATGTCAGACTTCAGCTCAAAGGCTCTCAAATCCAACAGCCTCATCACTCGGGTAGTCTTGCTGACCCCGACGTCGTCAAGGGCCGCCCATGATTCTTTTTCCAAATTAGCCACAGTTGATTGGGTGGATCAGGAGAGTACACACTTTCGAGCAGCCGCAGCGAATCCAGAACGCGCCTTTCCCGGCTTGCCTGTTCGACTTCGGCGAGGAGCTGATTGACATGCTGGATCCGCCTCAAGACATTATGCATCTGTTGGCTATATTGGACTTCTCGATTAAGAAAATCGGCTTTCTCTTCGGCATCTTGGATTGCTTCTCCAGTTACTTCAGGGGCCTCTGATTGGAGGATGATCTCATTGGCGATTGTTTTCGATCGGACGATGTCCTCCTGTAAGACTTTTGAGTTTTTAACCCACGAGCTAATGTCATCTTTTGTCTCCTCGTTTATGGTATGTATTTCGGCCTAAATTGAGGTGGTGTTAAAAAAGGATGCATGGCCAAAGCGATAGCTCAACTTTGGTGGTTGTTTCAGTACCTCAATATCCACTTTGGCCTTGTCCAGAGCTGCAATCGTAGGGCCAAGGTCGGTTTCTGAGACTGCTAGGAGTGCGGAGGCGCCCTCAGGGAAGTTACCATCCAAGGTAAACGATATGATGGCGCTGCTaagctgctgcggctccGTCGCTGTCGCCATGGTAGTGTCCACAGTGACCCTCGGCAGCCTCAGCTATGACGGACGACTACGCGATGGTCTGCCTAGTCACTCGAAGGAAATACCGAGGATTAGCCTCAGTAAATAGCATCAATGCTGGGTAGAGGATCAGCTGGCATCGCAGGACATGACACCAAGTCGTTGGGGGTGCGAGCGCGTTGGTTTGCGCAAGTCGGATGAGGTTCACCTTTTTTTGATGATGCCAGCATTTGAGCTCAGGTACCTGGTAGCTGTCAACTTCAACGTCACTCGCCTGCAGCTTTTGGCGCGGCATGATGTACTGCGCCACAGACAGCTGAGGCTGGCGCCTCCGTGCATTGAATCCAGTGGCTGTTGGTGGCGTGTACGCGCCTAACGGCGGTTAAAACCCCTCATTCTGTGGCGCAGGTGCGGGCACATGTCACTGGCATTCCTTCTTTGAATCCCCCACCAACCAGCGGCCAGACAATGGGATCCATCTGGACGAAACAAAGCTTTTGGCGGTACGTACTTTCATATTGTTCTTAATCCTTCGACTAGACAGGGATCAAGTTTGTCGAAGACTATTGCCGTCAGACGCGCGAGAGTCTTGCAGACCGTTGGGCTCGTCTTCTCAGTCCGGGGACATTCCATAAGCCGTCTCTGCAGCCCCTCACCTTGGATCGCGGGCCGagatcttctcttttccatctccagTTGCAGCTGACCAGAAATTAGTTAAGAAGAGACACCGTCCAGGACGTTTTATCTTCCACGGACAGAGCGTAGTTTGCCCTGTCTTCACTTGCTGAGGCGTCGTTGTGTTTGGTGAGTTGCTGAAACGAAACTTCCCGCATGCCCTCTGCTTCTTATTCATTCTGCGAACACCTCACCGATCCGTTCACCTTAAACTACCCACATTCTCATATCAAAAGCCCAAGTTGGAAGTCATCGTTTGGCTCCTGCGCAGCTCCGCTGGAAGACCCTCTTAGATGCTTCCAGCTAGACTTACGAATGAGCTTTTACCGCTTGTtgtcgccatcatcagcgTCGGCGGGTACTTTCTGTTCATCGGCAAATATGGCCAATCTGTCTGCGCATTCCTGGAAAGCCACCTGCTGAGGTTGGTCCTTTCTATACTCATCTGTCTGGGTGGCCTATGCAGACGTCATCGCCACTCCGTTTTCTGTGCACCAGCTTTTTTAACCCAAACAATTATGCATAATCATAGCACTGCTCCCTCATCTCGTTTTCTCATTTCTAGGCACATCAGCTTATGGACAAGGGGTTAGACATTGACTGCCATTGCAATTGTACTGACCTCCTACTGCTTAGGTCTGGCTGGAAAGGGCTCATCTACTCACAAGATTTCAAAATGCCTTCTCAAAAGTTGAAACCTGGTTTCCGCAAAGTGCAGAGTTTTCAGACCGACTATGCTCCCTGTACAATCACCCAGTATGTGTCCGAGCGAAGTGGCATGCAGGTCGTAGTCGCCGATCGCAAGGGGCCCAAGATCAACGGCTACTTCACACTCGCTACCGAGATCTTCGACGACTCTGGTGCACCCCACACTCTTGAGCATCTGATCTTCATGGGCTCAAAGAACTATCAGTGGAAAGGTCTTCTAGATAAGCTGTCCTCGCGGGCATACTCTGGTACAAATGCTTGGACTGCTACCGATCACACAGCCTATACTCTTGAGACTGCTGGCTGGGAGGGCTTCGCACAAATCCTTCCTGTCTATTTGGAGCATGTGATTGTGCCCACCATTACAGATGAGAGCGTTGTTACCGAAGTTTGGCATATCGATGGAGAAGGCAACGATGCTGGTGTTGTGTACTCGGAAATGCAGGCTGTGGAACATCGCAGTGCTGAAATTATGGACCTCAAGGCTCGCCGACTCTTATACCCAGAGAATGTCGGCTTCCGCTACGAAACCGGCGGTATGACGGAAGCTCTACGAGTGTTGACCCCTGAGCGTATTCGCCAGTTCCATCGCGATATGTACCAGCCGCGCAACTTGTGCATAGTCATTGTCGGCGAAGCAGACCATGAGAATCTCCTGGAAATACTAGATACATTTGAAGAAAGCATCAAAGACGATATTCCTGCTCTTGATAGCGATTTCAAGAGACCCTGGGTAGAGTCAGCTCAACCACCAGCCCTCAAGGAAAGCATTGTCACGACAGCAGAATTCCCCGAGGAGGATGAATCCGTTGGCGAAATACTTATTGGATTCTTTGGTCCCCATTGCGCTGATGTGCTCGCCACGTCCGCTTTGAATATTCTCCTTACTTACCTTTGCGGTTCATCCGTCTCTGTGTTGGAGAACATTCTTGTTGAACGGGAAGAGCTTGCAAGCTCTGTCTCGTATTGGTGGGATTCACGGCCAAACTCGCTCATTTGGCTACAGCCTACTGGCGTGGAAACGGAAAAATTGGAGTTTGTGGAGAAGCGCCTCTTCCAAGTCCTGAAAGATGTCGTGTCAAAGCCATTGGACATGAGCTATATGACAGAATGCATCCGACGAGAGAAGCGACAGGTCAAATTTCACGCTGAAACGTCAGAGTCCTTTTACTCCACCAACATTATATCCGATTACCTCTTTGGAAAGCGTGACGGCTCAACTCTCAAAGATCTGGCAACAATGGCAGAATATGATGTTCTTGAGAAGTGGTCAGACGAAGATTGGCGAGCTTTCATGAGCAAATGGATGGCCGATGCTCATCACGTCTCCGTTCTGGGCAAGCCATCGCTGCAATTGGCCATCAAGATGAAGGGTGACCACGAAGCTCGTATTGCCAAGCGGAAAGAAGAACTTGGGGAAGAAGGTCTGCAAAAACTCGCACAGAAGCTCGAAAATGCGAAGACGAAGAACGATGCACCAATCCCTCCTGAAGTTATTGATCGATGGGCTGTTCCTGGTACAGAGTCAATTCATTTCATCGAATCAGATACTGCTCGTTCCGGTCATGCCAAGGCTGTTGGTCTTGGTTCTGGCCGTGCGCAAGAACTCATCAACGCGGCCCCTGGTGGCAAATTACCGCTTTTCATCCAGTTCGAAGATGTGCCTACCAACTTTGTGCACATTACTCTTCATTTCGGCACAGCCCAAGTCCCTGTTCACTTAAAGCCACTCATGTCAATCTTTAGCGATAACTTCTTCAACACTCACATCAAGCGAGATGGACAGCAAATCAACTTTGAGCAGGTCGTaatggagctggagagagaCAGTGTTGGTTATGATATTGGAAATTCTCGCCAGCTCGGAGATTCAGAAGGATACATGATCCAGTTTCAGGCTGAGCCAGAAAAATATGCTGCGGCTGTAAACTGGCTTCGTACGATGATGTTCGATTCTGTCTTTGATCCTATACGCATCAAGGCTGCTATTATGAAAGCCTTGGCGGACATCCCAGAATCGAAACGCGATGGGCGCAGCATGTCCGCTGAGGTGGACACAGCTATCCACATGGACAAGTCAACTCTTACAGTCGCTAGGCGCGTTGTTGTTAAGGCAGTTTACCTCAAACGTCTCAAGAAGATTCTTCAGAAGAACCCGGACCAGATTGTCGAGTGGTTCAATACAATCCGCAACTCGCTTTTCACTTTTGAAAACACGAGAATTCTCGTCACAGCAAACTTAGAGAAGCTTCCCAATCCCGTCACGACTTGGGATACACTCTCCACAGCTCTGAAGTCACAAAACGGATCAATGGCTACTATTCCGAAGCCATCAAGTCTATTGAACGATGAAGGAAAGGCCCCTGGCTCTGTTGGTGCCGTCATCGTTCCTATGACAGCTCTCGACAGCTCCTTTTCTGTGAGCACTGCCCCTGGTCTCTACTCATTTTCAGATCCTAGATTGCCGGCCATCATGGTGGCGGTGGGTTATCTTGAGACAGTAGAGGGACCCTTGTGGAATGCTGTTCGTGGTGCCGGGTATGCCTACggatccttcttctcacgcAACGTTGAGAGCGGAGTTTTATCCTACAAGATTTACCGATCTCCAGATGCCTCCAAGGCAATTATTGCTTCGCGTGATGCCATTCAAAAGATTGCCAATGGAGAGGTGCCAATTGATAAGCACCTTTTGGAGGGTACCATCAGCCAGATTGTGGTTGTATTTGCAGACGAGCAATCCACTATGCCCAGCGCTGCCCAGCAGAACTTCGTCCAGAGCGTGTTCAAGCAGCTGCCCAAGGACTGGAGCAAGGATATCTTGAAGCGCGTCAGAGAAGTCAATGAAGACGAGATTCGACAGGCACTGAAGGACTTCATCATGCCTTGCTTTGAGCCGGGCAAGAGCAACGTGGTAATTACATGCGCCAAACTTATGCAAGAGGTacagttttttttctctcccccttctATATAAGAGAGGGCTATACTGACATATTTTGTACAGGGAATGGAAACTGCATTCAAGGGTATGGGCTACAAAGTTCAGACTCAAGAATTAAGCCACTTCCACGATGATTATGGCTTGGGTGCTGGTGAGtacgaggatgaggacgaggatgatgaggacgaagacgaggaagagtaTTCAGACGAGGGgagcgaggacgaggacgaggacgacgaggatgaggactAGATAGAATCGGTGTTACGAGGACAAATTCTCGAGCCTAAGATCTAGGCCTGGGAAACCTATTCTGTATGCTTCATATAGGCTTACGTATAATAATATGGGCAGCTAGAATCTAGACGAATAGATAGTATGACAGTAGCCGCGAGAACCATTTCTCATTTCAGAATAGAGATCTGTTCTCGAatacttttttctcctcttcccttCTTAAAACATCTACTAATCTATCTCTACACATATGGTTCTTTTATTATCTATGCCTTACAACTCGTCGCGTCCACTGGCTTTGACGACGCCCTCGTCATCCTTCTCACTGGTAACGGCTTGCTCTCCCTTCCAGTTCAGGGCCTTGAGACGCTCTGAGAGGTGGGGGTGCGAGAAGTGATAGCTCGCGTACATCCAGTCAGCATCCATAGAGCTGAGGTTCTGAATCTGCAGCTTGAGAAGCGACCTGGCCAGCTCAGTCTGCATACCGAGGCCCTTGGCGAAGGCATCGGCCTGGAATTCGAATGCACGGGTGACCATGTTTAGGAGGAACTGGATAACGGTGTCCATTGGAGACAGAGCGtcggagaagagaaggaagccgatgatgatggggtGCTCGTTGTGGAAGCCGAACGAGGAGTACAGAGAGCGGTTGTTGATGAAgacggagaagaggctgaagacgTAGAGGAGGTGGGCCTGTGATGAAGTTAGTTGGATGGATACTCAGACGCTACTCGGATAAGGATAGGGATGGTCGTACCTGAGAGATGCCAAAGAGGCTCGTGGTGTGGCCCAATTTCCAGTGACCGAGCTCGTGGGCAAGGATAGAGAGAACCTCATCGGTTTCAGATTTTTCCAGCAGAGTATCGTAGATGACAATGTGCTTCTTCCATGGCAGACCGTAGAAGAAAGCATTGGAGTGAGCGCTGCGCTTGCTGCCGTCAATGACGTGCAGCTCGTGCAGGGGGAATTTGAACCGAGCAGCCAATTCGTTAACCTTGGTCTTGAGCTCGCCATCCTCGAGGGGAGACAGCTTGTTGAACAGCGGCTGGATGAAGGTGGGGTACAGAGTGGTCATCAGAACTTGCACGGAGGCGGTAAAGACCCAAGTGTAAAAGACAAACTGGGAGCCAGTCTTTTGGATAATCT
This window encodes:
- a CDS encoding uncharacterized protein (MEROPS:MER0003909~EggNog:ENOG41~BUSCO:EOG092D07WZ), which encodes MPSQKLKPGFRKVQSFQTDYAPCTITQYVSERSGMQVVVADRKGPKINGYFTLATEIFDDSGAPHTLEHLIFMGSKNYQWKGLLDKLSSRAYSGTNAWTATDHTAYTLETAGWEGFAQILPVYLEHVIVPTITDESVVTEVWHIDGEGNDAGVVYSEMQAVEHRSAEIMDLKARRLLYPENVGFRYETGGMTEALRVLTPERIRQFHRDMYQPRNLCIVIVGEADHENLLEILDTFEESIKDDIPALDSDFKRPWVESAQPPALKESIVTTAEFPEEDESVGEILIGFFGPHCADVLATSALNILLTYLCGSSVSVLENILVEREELASSVSYWWDSRPNSLIWLQPTGVETEKLEFVEKRLFQVLKDVVSKPLDMSYMTECIRREKRQVKFHAETSESFYSTNIISDYLFGKRDGSTLKDLATMAEYDVLEKWSDEDWRAFMSKWMADAHHVSVLGKPSLQLAIKMKGDHEARIAKRKEELGEEGLQKLAQKLENAKTKNDAPIPPEVIDRWAVPGTESIHFIESDTARSGHAKAVGLGSGRAQELINAAPGGKLPLFIQFEDVPTNFVHITLHFGTAQVPVHLKPLMSIFSDNFFNTHIKRDGQQINFEQVVMELERDSVGYDIGNSRQLGDSEGYMIQFQAEPEKYAAAVNWLRTMMFDSVFDPIRIKAAIMKALADIPESKRDGRSMSAEVDTAIHMDKSTLTVARRVVVKAVYLKRLKKILQKNPDQIVEWFNTIRNSLFTFENTRILVTANLEKLPNPVTTWDTLSTALKSQNGSMATIPKPSSLLNDEGKAPGSVGAVIVPMTALDSSFSVSTAPGLYSFSDPRLPAIMVAVGYLETVEGPLWNAVRGAGYAYGSFFSRNVESGVLSYKIYRSPDASKAIIASRDAIQKIANGEVPIDKHLLEGTISQIVVVFADEQSTMPSAAQQNFVQSVFKQLPKDWSKDILKRVREVNEDEIRQALKDFIMPCFEPGKSNVVITCAKLMQEGMETAFKGMGYKVQTQELSHFHDDYGLGAGEYEDEDEDDEDEDEEEYSDEGSEDEDEDDEDED
- a CDS encoding uncharacterized protein (MEROPS:MER0002635~TransMembrane:5 (o20-38i119-136o171-188i195-217o309-329i)), which gives rise to MDFLQRLSQFLDRPLFPWKRLVLGFSLGQFVFESFLTFRQYRVLQSPKAPAVLAKEVSQEDFDKSQAYGRAKAEFSVASGLWGQIVNFAFIQLDVMPKLWSWTGDLLLKYAPTRFTGEISHSIVFVFTFMLIQQALGLPTKIYSTFVLEEKFGFNKQTPGLFVSDIVKTNLLTAALMPPVLAGFLKIIQKTGSQFVFYTWVFTASVQVLMTTLYPTFIQPLFNKLSPLEDGELKTKVNELAARFKFPLHELHVIDGSKRSAHSNAFFYGLPWKKHIVIYDTLLEKSETDEVLSILAHELGHWKLGHTTSLFGISQAHLLYVFSLFSVFINNRSLYSSFGFHNEHPIIIGFLLFSDALSPMDTVIQFLLNMVTRAFEFQADAFAKGLGMQTELARSLLKLQIQNLSSMDADWMYASYHFSHPHLSERLKALNWKGEQAVTSEKDDEGVVKASGRDEL